Proteins encoded together in one Campylobacter peloridis LMG 23910 window:
- the tssJ gene encoding type VI secretion system lipoprotein TssJ, with the protein MRKIFVMLLMGLFLSSCSSVVSVKIDNIKNSNLNSRNDDVPLTVIVYQLKDVNKFIKASDLELINREDAILGRDKIDSIRLQIAPKDNIIAFKVIDEEVPYIGILVLFANNTKKVTKIWAKTDDANGFGTKKTLKFEITKDGVRHI; encoded by the coding sequence ATGAGAAAAATTTTTGTTATGTTGCTCATGGGGTTGTTTTTAAGTTCTTGCTCTAGTGTTGTAAGTGTAAAGATTGATAATATAAAAAATTCTAATTTAAATAGTAGAAATGATGATGTTCCTTTGACTGTTATTGTGTATCAACTAAAAGATGTAAATAAATTTATAAAGGCTAGTGATTTAGAGCTGATTAATAGAGAGGATGCTATACTCGGTAGAGATAAAATTGACTCGATTAGACTACAAATTGCCCCTAAAGATAATATTATTGCTTTTAAAGTTATAGATGAAGAAGTGCCGTATATTGGTATTTTGGTTTTATTTGCAAATAATACTAAAAAGGTAACAAAAATTTGGGCAAAAACAGATGATGCTAATGGTTTTGGAACTAAAAAAACATTAAAATTTGAAATAACAAAAGATGGTGTTAGACATATTTAA
- a CDS encoding TssA family type VI secretion system protein, producing the protein MIFCDHYEENLENLEIFHLLEEEMTKYKTLNHEKIQWDKVYEYSLDILQNNSMDMKIFAYFSLSCLALNNEECFKIFLEIIIFTEKLFREKPENISKTSSILLNQKKKYKQIVENFINEFNKNSPKCSQVTAKSLNEYFEKLHEILNCNFAKLNIKEEITQTKQSPLKSPVTQVNIDIKNTKLSNLSDREYRTLLNNLAIELLENNIENTNAYSLFAEAAWGRLKTLPPHSDFVTKVRYPDRNLIKLLLDKNTNELDQIKCFINNLSLNPFWIEGFKLFCDFLHHHQKEHSLKILNLLTCNFILKFKDITKLRFDNGELMCKEDTFNYFVKQNQETNKKTHTTSDKNKKVEQLLIEINNENYNNSLFCNINSLIAMAQVFETNNMKNNAKIIYLQLVELMEKTLLKDYLSDEYNYAKNKTNKKI; encoded by the coding sequence ATGATTTTCTGTGATCATTATGAAGAAAATTTAGAAAACTTAGAGATATTTCATTTACTTGAAGAAGAGATGACAAAATACAAAACATTAAATCATGAAAAAATACAATGGGATAAGGTATATGAATACTCATTAGATATTTTACAAAACAACTCGATGGATATGAAAATTTTCGCTTACTTTTCTTTATCATGTTTAGCATTAAATAACGAAGAGTGTTTTAAAATATTTTTAGAAATAATAATTTTTACAGAAAAATTATTTCGAGAAAAACCTGAAAATATAAGTAAAACATCTTCTATACTATTAAATCAAAAAAAGAAATACAAACAAATTGTTGAAAATTTTATTAATGAATTTAATAAAAATTCACCAAAATGCTCACAAGTCACAGCTAAAAGTTTAAATGAATATTTTGAAAAATTACACGAAATTTTAAATTGTAATTTTGCAAAATTAAACATTAAAGAAGAAATAACTCAAACTAAACAATCACCTCTTAAATCTCCAGTGACACAAGTAAATATCGATATAAAAAACACAAAATTATCTAATCTTAGCGATAGAGAATACAGAACATTATTAAATAATCTAGCAATAGAATTACTAGAAAATAACATTGAAAATACTAATGCTTATTCATTGTTTGCAGAAGCAGCTTGGGGAAGATTAAAAACCCTTCCACCGCATTCAGATTTTGTCACTAAAGTAAGATATCCTGATAGAAATTTAATAAAATTACTATTAGATAAAAATACGAATGAGTTAGATCAAATAAAATGTTTTATCAATAACCTTTCACTTAACCCTTTCTGGATAGAAGGATTTAAACTATTTTGTGATTTTTTACATCATCATCAAAAAGAACACTCCTTGAAAATTTTAAATTTACTAACTTGTAATTTTATTCTCAAATTCAAAGATATTACCAAGTTAAGATTTGACAACGGCGAATTAATGTGTAAAGAAGATACATTTAATTATTTTGTAAAACAAAATCAAGAAACTAATAAAAAAACACACACCACATCCGATAAAAATAAAAAAGTAGAGCAATTACTCATTGAAATAAACAATGAAAATTATAATAATTCTTTATTTTGTAATATAAATTCTTTAATAGCCATGGCACAAGTTTTTGAAACAAACAATATGAAAAATAATGCAAAAATTATATACTTACAACTAGTTGAACTTATGGAAAAAACCTTATTAAAGGATTACTTAAGTGATGAGTATAATTATGCAAAAAACAAAACTAATAAAAAAATATAA
- the tssB gene encoding type VI secretion system contractile sheath small subunit, whose product MSDGSSAPKERINITYKAKTNGQNAEIELPLKLMIMANLTGKNEQNLEDREIVSINKINFNQVMQKLDIKTQFNVKNTLGGGAEELDINLKISSMKDFSPDNIVQQVPELNKLMRLREALMALKGPMGNIPNFRKAVLDALKNEKTKEQLLLEIKKENNEE is encoded by the coding sequence ATGTCTGATGGATCAAGTGCACCAAAAGAACGCATAAATATAACCTACAAGGCAAAAACAAACGGGCAAAATGCAGAGATAGAATTACCTTTAAAACTTATGATAATGGCTAATTTAACAGGTAAAAATGAACAAAATTTAGAAGATAGAGAAATTGTGTCTATCAACAAAATAAATTTTAATCAAGTTATGCAAAAACTAGACATCAAAACCCAATTTAATGTTAAAAATACTTTGGGTGGAGGCGCTGAAGAATTAGATATCAACCTAAAAATATCTAGTATGAAAGATTTTTCGCCTGATAATATAGTGCAACAAGTGCCAGAGTTAAATAAACTAATGCGCCTTAGAGAAGCATTAATGGCTCTAAAAGGACCCATGGGTAATATTCCAAATTTTAGAAAAGCTGTTTTAGATGCTCTAAAAAATGAAAAAACCAAAGAGCAGTTGCTTTTAGAAATCAAAAAAGAAAATAACGAAGAATAA
- the tssC gene encoding type VI secretion system contractile sheath large subunit, protein MSKDKVIDTPIIESIMEKSKYARNDESYSIAKRGVAEFISAIVESDNIEDKINKFALDEMIAHIDDLLSKQMDEILHNEEFQKLESTWRGLFFLVERTDFNENIKINLFDITKEEVLEDFENNPDITQSVVYKNIYSSEYGQFGGEPVGAIIGDYQLSTTSPDMTFLNKMSSIAAMSHSPFLTSLGPKFFGLENYSELANIQDLQSLLEGPQYTRWRTFRENEDSKYTGLMVTRFLTRSPYDSEENPIKSFNYKENVHASHNHLLWGNSAYAFATRLTESFAKYRWCGSIIGPKSGGSVKDLPTYFYENFGNLKAKIPTEVLITDRREYELAENGFITLTLRRDTNNAAFFSANSALKPKIFPNTPEGKEAETNYRLGTQLPYVFLISRLAHYLKVLQREEIGSWKERSDIENGLNEWVRQYISDQENPPAEVRSRRPFRGAQVKVDNIPGEPGWYKIGLSVRPHFKYMGGNFELSLVGKLDKE, encoded by the coding sequence ATGTCAAAAGATAAAGTAATTGATACTCCAATTATTGAAAGTATTATGGAAAAAAGCAAATATGCTAGAAATGATGAAAGCTATAGTATAGCAAAAAGAGGAGTAGCCGAATTTATTTCCGCAATAGTTGAAAGCGATAACATAGAAGATAAAATCAACAAATTTGCACTTGATGAAATGATTGCCCATATCGATGATTTATTATCAAAACAAATGGATGAGATTTTACATAATGAAGAATTTCAAAAATTAGAATCGACTTGGAGAGGACTTTTCTTCTTAGTAGAAAGAACTGATTTTAATGAAAATATTAAAATTAATCTTTTTGATATTACAAAGGAAGAAGTTTTAGAAGATTTCGAAAATAATCCAGACATCACCCAAAGTGTTGTTTATAAAAATATTTATTCTTCAGAATATGGACAATTTGGTGGAGAACCAGTTGGTGCTATAATTGGTGATTACCAACTAAGCACTACAAGTCCAGATATGACTTTTTTAAATAAAATGTCAAGCATAGCAGCAATGAGTCATTCTCCATTTTTAACTTCTTTAGGACCTAAATTTTTTGGTTTAGAAAATTATTCAGAATTAGCTAATATTCAGGATTTACAAAGTCTTCTCGAGGGTCCACAATACACAAGATGGAGAACTTTTAGAGAAAATGAAGATTCTAAATACACAGGATTAATGGTTACGAGGTTTTTGACAAGATCGCCTTATGATAGTGAAGAAAATCCCATCAAAAGCTTTAATTACAAAGAAAATGTTCATGCATCTCACAATCATCTATTATGGGGAAATTCAGCATATGCTTTCGCAACAAGATTAACAGAAAGTTTTGCTAAATACAGGTGGTGTGGTAGTATCATAGGACCAAAAAGCGGTGGAAGCGTAAAAGATCTTCCTACTTATTTTTATGAAAATTTTGGAAACTTAAAAGCTAAAATTCCTACTGAAGTTTTGATTACAGATAGAAGAGAATATGAACTTGCAGAAAATGGGTTTATAACTTTAACTCTAAGAAGAGACACCAATAATGCAGCATTTTTTTCAGCAAATTCTGCTTTAAAACCTAAAATATTTCCAAACACACCAGAAGGAAAAGAGGCTGAAACAAATTACCGCTTAGGCACTCAATTGCCTTATGTATTTTTAATTTCAAGATTAGCACATTATCTAAAAGTACTACAAAGAGAAGAAATTGGAAGCTGGAAGGAAAGAAGTGATATTGAAAATGGTTTAAACGAATGGGTTAGACAATATATTTCAGATCAAGAAAATCCACCAGCAGAGGTTAGAAGTAGAAGACCTTTTAGAGGGGCTCAAGTAAAAGTGGATAATATACCAGGGGAGCCTGGATGGTATAAGATTGGGTTGAGTGTTCGTCCTCACTTTAAATATATGGGTGGAAATTTTGAACTATCTTTAGTAGGTAAATTGGATAAAGAATAA